Part of the Triticum urartu cultivar G1812 chromosome 2, Tu2.1, whole genome shotgun sequence genome, TGTGGATTGTGTTGAGGTTCCTCTAGGATTGAATTCGACTGACAGCACAAGAATTTGGATACAATGTTCACCAAGGATTGgggaatactccctccgttcctttatCTAAGGTGTATTATTTTCGGCACGGTGACCAAGGCACATAATTATAGATGTGTTAGGACAAAATTACCCTTGGCAAATTTATTGGTTTGTGGCAAGTAAATCAATTAGTCCAGGAAATTAAAAGATACATGCAATCGGCATAGAGATAGTTTCCTTCTTTTGCTACAAGAAGAGATATAGACAATCAGGAGAGAGATACTTTCCTTTTTCTGAAGGGCTAACAAGGGAATTATGAGGAATAAAAAGAAATGCATCTTACATTCTAAAATTTTATCAAAAACcaaatacaccttatataaaggaacggagagagtactacAGAGAAGCAAGGACAGAGCTGGTTCGCCGTCGTGAATGGTGATCCGTCTGGATGCATGCCCTCCTAGTTGCGGGGCGAAACCTATGTTCCGCTCATCGCGGACTGTATTCGGTTCCGCTCACGCGGGTGCCGGCCCATTAGCACGGGCGACCCGTGGCATTCTCTTTTTTTCGTTTTTCTGTTctctttttttcaaattcgaaTATTTTATAAAATCTAAATTGTTTttaaatttaaaaaaaattgatacAGGACAATTTTCGgttttgaacatttttttaatttgaacCATTTTGGTATTCAAAGAATTTTCGAGTTTGGACAAATTTCAAATTTCAACAGATTTTGATTTTGAATGGATTTCATATTTGAACAATTTTCGAATTTAAACAGATTTTGTTTTAGTAGAACAGAAAATAGACCTACTTAGTTGGGCCGCAACGAAAAAACTTCCCGCGGGCGGCGGTGCCGTACGTTCCGCAGAGAGCGGGACAGAGGCGCTTCCCGTTGCGGTGCCTCCTCTTTTTTTTGAGGGGTAAAAAGCTGATTTATTCATCAAAGACCACATGAAGTGGGATACGTCTTAGGTCGTGGGGGCGCCAAACCTAACGTGGCGACGCGGACCTCTAAAGAAAGCAAATTTAGCTAGGCTATGTGCTTCATAATTCACAGCACGAGACTCAAATGAAAAAGTACATTGGGGAGCTGCCGCATGGACGTTAATCTCGGTAATGATCGCCCCGTATGCTCCTCTTGCGCTCCTATGAATGTCCGAGATGACTTGCTGGCAATCCGATGCTACAACAAAATGTTGTATATGTAAATCTTCAGTAAGTGCTACGGCTTCGCGGCATGCTATCGCCTCAAGTGTGTCCGGGTCTATAACTCCTTCTATGCATGACTAGGGCCGAGCTGCCCAAGAAATTTCCTCCGTTACGGTGCCTCGTGTATATGTAGTTCTGAACTCCTTCCTTGCTGATAGGTGGGCCAAAACCATGACGACAGCCTAGGTGCCAGCCCATGTCCATGCCAGTGTGATCCCCTCAAAAAACAATGTCCATGCCAGTGTTGATGTACAAGGAGGGTTCCTGACAGATTGCATCAAAGTTTGTCATTGACAACATTTGTCCTGAATATATCAGAGAAAAACAAACTGGAAAAGAGTCTGTATCTTCGGTAAACAAAAGTAAAAAATTGTCCTTACAAAAAACAAACGGAAatgttaacgcccacacgtgtgggcgttagccAACTCACCCACACGCCTTCATCACCGTCCAGTAACTTCTGCACGAATCTTGGCACGAATTAGCTGATTTTGTATGCCACGTAGGACAACTCGTTTTTGGTGTATGAGAGAGGTCGCCCACACATCCGTTTTACCACACGGAGGGGCCGGTGTGTGGGCGAACTGCTCCAGTTTCAGTCACGCACAAGGGCTGGTGTGTGGGCAGTTTGCCATCTCGCCCACACGCCTGCCTCCTGTCCCGCACCCATGCTGCCAGTTGCCATGCGTTTTGCAgtgtacatggcaactgccctagtgTGATTGCAAGCCGATGGCAACTCTCCTTTTTTACCCGAACATGACAGTTGCCATATGTTTGGCATGGTACATGGCAAACTACCCTAGCgtgcacgtaagcagatggcaactctttCTTTTTTAAATGGCAACTGCCCTAGCGTGCTTGTGAGCACATGGAAACTCTCTCTATTACCCGAACATGTTTTTTGCCATGCCTTTTTTTGTAGCGCTACATGGCAATTGCCTAGTGTTAGTAGGTGGAAACTCCTAAAGTTTTGAAATCATGGCAACTGCAGTAGACCAGACCACACATGGCAATAGCTGTAGTTGTCAAAAAAATGGCAATCTGGAACTTTGACCTgagatggcaactgcagttgagcaaaCATGGCAACTATAGTTGTCCGACATGCCAACCGTAGTTCAGCGACATGGCAACTGCACTTAAACGAACATGGACGAGGGTCCGGCCCATGGCAACTGCGGGGCGCGCGGTAAAGTGTCACGTGGGGCATGCGGGACCACGAGgtatgaggcctggcgtaccgagCGTGTGGGCGTTATCTATTTCGCCCACATGCACGCATGTAAGAGGGACCGGGAGGGAAAAAAGAGGCGTGTGGGCGCTAATTGTTTTGCCCACACACAGACGTGTGGGCTGGTCCTCTTAGGCACCACACAGAACGTGTGGGAAGATTCcttaacgcccacacgtgtgacAGTTAGCGGCGtccaaaacaaaaacaaatgtACAGAACTGCCCACGACATCgagctcgagtggagaagcctgaTTAGAGGAAGCAGTGGACCGACGGCGTCAAGCTTGAGCGGGTAAGCAGCGGCCGGGGTGGGAGGAGACTGGCGACTCCATCGATTCCGGCGTGGGGAAGCGGCGAGCAGAGCTCCTGGTCTCTCTACGAGACATAGCTCCGATGTGTGGCCTCCATGGAGCTCGAGCGCGTCTCCTCCGTCGAGCTCCTATGGCGCCGCGTCGTCGGGGACGGAACGAGAAGAGGGGGCCGGAGCGGAAAATGTTGCGGCACTGCCTTGCTCCCCTGCGCCGCTACCAGCCCTCAGTCGGCGCCGCCTTGCTCGAGCCCCgcacgccgccggagccgccaTGCTCGAGGCCCGCACGCCATGATTTCAATTCGAAATTTCAGTTTTAGGATAAATTTGTAACAATTTGAATGAATACGTTACTGTTTTGTAAATTGGACAATGAACTGAACCTCCGACCGTTATTTCgagacagagggagtacacattatgaTATGTTCGATATGTTGAGGAAACCTCGATCCTACATTGTTTCTGTGGTTTTAATTCTGAAGACACAGGCCCATCTCCTTCCGAAAGAGGTAATGACAAAAAACCACGACAATTGGGGAGTCGGTGTCACATGGCCACCAAATGGAGGCTAAGCGACACCTGACCACCACTATTGGGGAGATCGTCAGACACATAGTGTTAGGAAATATTAACCATCAGATTAAAAAATTGTTCAAATCTCAAAATTGTTCAAATTGAAAAATGTTCAAAACCAACATTTGTTCTTAATCGACAATTGTTCAAAATAAaaaattgttcaaatttgaaaacattttaGATTTTATAAAATATTCAAATTTAAAGAAAGAAATCAGAAAAttaaaaagaaacagaaaaatcaaaaaaaaacagaaaacgcacagaaaaaaaaggaaaaccgcgctaatgggccggcccaggccGGCACCCGCATGAGCGGAACCGATTACTATTCGCAATTAGCGGAACATACATTTCGCCGCATAGCGCCGAGGCGCGTACCCCCCTGCGTCTTTCGTTCTCTTATCGGGCTGGCCCAGCTCTGTTTTCTTCCTTCGTTTCGTACTCTGTTTTCTTTCTCccatcttcttttcttcttctccatctcctttctccttctccttccgCGCGGTAGTTTTCTAGATCGGCAGCAGACGGAGGTCGTCCCTCCGCAGGGCGCTCTTCACCAAGGTTTGAGAATCAACCTTGATCGCCATCCCCGTCTTtgtctctctttttttcttctcgGATGTGCGTTGTTCACCTTGCTGGGCAGCGATTTGTTTAGAGACGTGATAGGATTTCTAGGATTTCGCCCAAGACTTCTACTAGGATTTTTACTATATCATGGCGTGCTGATGTCGTTTGCTTCGTTTAGTTAGGGTTCCGGCATGGTTTTTCGCTAGGGTTTTGCCATAGTTTTGTGCTAGGGTTTCTAATTCATGGCATGCTGATGTGGTTTGCTTCGATTTCGCCAGGGTTCCGCCATGGATTTTCGCTAGGGTTTTCTAATTTTTTTCATGGAGTGCTGATGTTGTTTGCTCCGATTTTAGCTAGGGTTTCGCCATAGATTTTCATTAGGGTTGCCCAATTTCATAGCGTCCCGATGTGGTTTGCATCGAATTAACTAGGGTTTCGGCATTGATATTTTTAGCTAGGTTTTCCCCTGATAATCATGTATAGTACATGCTGGTCTTTTTGGTTGTTAGTGTGGAATCTCATTTTTTGTTAAACCTATTCTTGAGTTGCTATGTTATTTATTTGTAGTACATTTAGGTATGAAAGCACTATATTTTACAGTCTGAATCAACGTCGGTATTTTTTACATACATTTGGTTGTTGTGTTATCATTTTTTTTATCAAAATAATGCTATGAGCAACATCCCGTGTTAATGCTTTTTATATCCATGTTGTCCTCCCACACAAATAGCATTTTTTTCATGATTTAAAATGATATGCTTTTTACATGAAAGTAATGCTATGATCAACATCCCTTATAGTGGAACAACCTCAGTAACTTTTTATGTCAGTTAGTTTTTAGGTTCTTCATTTTAATCTTATCCTTTTTTTGTTCCATAGAGCTCCTTGTCTGGTAACCATGTATAAAACTCTGAAACGCCGTGGGACTATAAAGCATAGGTTCTTGACCCTCAGATGGAACAAAGCCGTTACAAATTTAACTGATAAGCAAAAATAATATGTTTCCAATCATGATCTGGATAATCGGTTGCACATCAATAGGCATCTCATTGTCCCCATTGGATTCATGCAATGGCTTGCCAGCCACACTCGCTCAAATGTTGTCTTCAAGCACAAGAATAAAGTCATTCATATCCGAAGGGAAATGGTCATTAAGGTTTTGGAATTCAATCTGGTTCTGAACCCTTTCCTACCGAGAGCAATGATCCTGCTGTAGTAGCAAAAATTAAGGAACTCAGCGATAAATATAAATCTGGAAGTACGAACATGCCAATAGCCATGATGAAGAATGATGAAAGTGAGGAAGGTTTTATTTGCAGTTTCCTGTTTCTGTTCTTCTCAACAATTCTCTGTCCAATCACTGGCAACTACGCAAACTGCAAGCTTCTGTACAGTCTACATGACATTACGCAGTTGCATAAGTATGATTTGGCAACATATTGCATCAATCACCTGAGTGAAGAGATCGAAAGCTTCCACGAATTTTTTTTAACAGAGTCTCGGATGATTTGAACGATCCTATCTGGGTTGGCGGTTGCCTGCCCATGCTTGTTGTAAGTTATTTTTCTTTTGTTCATTTTGTAtcattttttctgtttttctccATTGTTGCATTTTCATCCCTTTTTTATCACGTCTTCGTGTTATCCAGATCATATATATGGATTTTCTGGATCTTACTTCTGCAAGGCCATTTAGGAGCACTAACTACAATGTCCCTAGAATGGTTCATGTGCAGATTGCAGATTTAGTTCACGCAGCTAATGTTGATTTCAAAAGGTGAACTAACAAACCAGTAGCCTATGGAGCTCTGCCTGTAAGTATGCATCCACATATATGTTAGAATACTTGTTTTTTTCCCAGATTTTGTGAACAACTTTCCGTTAACAAATTGTCATCATATATATGTTACAAAAAAACCTTCCATTTAGTGCTgtatttgtgaaaatattattttTGATTAGTTAACTGCCTAGTTTCTGTGATCAAGGCTTCTTTGTCAAGTAGTGAGCCACATTTCTATGCTAGGGTTTCTACTTCTGAAGTATTGGTCTATCATGTTATGCCACATTTCTATGCTAGGGAATGCCCCAATTTTCATGTGCCCCAAAAAGTCATATGCTTATTCTCAGCCTACTATATAGTGGTTCTGGTCACTCATTTTGACTTTGCTTGTAACACTTCATGCTCAATTTACCAGCTCTCACAGAAAAAGCATACGCAAATCATATTTTTTTGTTCTGCATTTGGTCAAGTATACTTTTTAATTTCTAAAAGTCGTCATTTTGGATCGTGTCAGACCCTTTTATTCTGCAACCATTTGATCTTTAAGTGCAATCATAATTAGTTCAAGGATGAAAAAAACAAAATAGCAGATGGTAGATGATTTATTTAGATTTTCTAGTACTAGACAGGTGATGTTAACAACTAGGAAGATCCCAATTACAGTATGTAAGAATAAGGTAAGTGTGTATGTAAAGGAAAATACTGCTACGAAGCTTGGTAGAATTTTTAAAAAATACATCATGTGAACCTTTATTCAAACCACTTGATGTTTCAACAACAACTCGTGGAATTTAAATAGGAACAAAACTCAGCTCAAGTTTTCATAAATggtttctttttttttctttttctgagAATGAACATCTCTTGATTTTTATTTCTTAATTAGCTATTTTACATATATGAACAAATGGTGTTTGCTTCCTATAAGAAAGAATTAGTTTTGATGCAATTCATTCAAATAGCTTCAGGACATTTCCACCACACCATATGGGGCTCGTGCCTTAGTATTTGCTGAGGATACATGTTTCAATGCCCCACAAGAAACATTGTTCGCGGGACCACCGCAAGCTAATGGGTCGACCTCATCCAACCATCCTGAAGTATGTTTAAAACTGTCTTATTtgttcattttttttcttttctgcaagATTTTTTGCTCACAACCTTATGAATTTTGGCCAATAACAAATATAGGTAGTGCAAGTAATATCAAAGGTGGTCGCCAAACATGATGAGCTGTGGAGAAAACCTCATGATGAATCAACACAGGAAACAACTTGCACAAATGTGACATGGTATATGATTTTTTCATGATGGTTAATAATTGACCTTCATTTTTTCCTAGAGTTAATCCCTTCCTTCTAATCTGTTGTGATGGTCACACTTTTTTCATGTGCATGTTTTTCTCCCTAGAGTAAATACATTGCATTGGACTTTTTTTTGCGTAAACAATCTTTTTGAAACGATCAAatttcactacaagaaatatgtcaacttgtgaccaccactattggtcactgaaaggtcatggtttttcatttgcgacctttttgtgaccaaaaacagaaggtcaaaagctggcggtcgtaaactgactatagcgacctttcttctggaatggtcgaagacgtttatgaccaaaatacgtctactgtggcgttttggtcactagcaacctccccaggccacgtaggcatccagcgtggcaatctgatgtggcacaagattcagcccggtccaattcgattttctacatgggcctagcccaacaattcggcctatTTGTGTTTTTTTCTCATATTAATTTTGGCTAGGTagatgggccaagcccaacaattAAGCCTTATCATTTTGGGGCCGTGGCCTTTTCTGCTAGAAAGTTTTAGTTTTTTTGTAATATAAAAAAGGTTCACTAGTTAAATGGGTCCCGGATATCAGGTTTAGGTACATGGGTCCCAACTAGCAAGTTCTTATTCTTCATATTTCAATTTAACAGTAAATAAATAACCAGTATTTAAATTGGTACAAACAAAACACACACATAATACTCCAAATATTATCAGCCAGATTCAGTACAGAGCTCCTATTGTACAAATAACATATACTTTACAAGCTCTACACATTATAAGCTCTAACATATACAAGCTCTACAAGCTCTACACGTGATACATTTACAAGCTCTATACATATACAAGCTCCATAAGCTCTACAAGCTCTACAAGCTGCCCTGGTGTTAAGCCTGGTGCTCTTCAATCTTCTTCAACATGGAGCTCCTTCGATAGCGAGCACAAACTgggcacctgcatcatcacaggAAGGCAATTTTAGATCATAAAAATGAATGTTCCAAGCACAGTTTAGAGAAAAGAACCAAGTAAATTTGCCCTCAATCATACAAACAAAGTTTAGAGAAAACCAAACATGAACAAGCACTTATTATGCAGTTTTTAAAGTTTTAAATACATTTATTTTCTATTAGCAAAACTGAATATTCTACTTCCTGATTCATGGCTGCATAGTCCAGCTAGCTACACCAGCTTGCTCTCATGCAAAaattagaaagaaaaaaataataaCAAATAAATCAACACTGATTTCTCTAACACATACAGTAACTTGCTGATATAACTTGTATAACTTGTATATTTGTCGATGGAAAACGGGATGCAAAATCATGTTTCAGTCTAGATCAATCTATCATGAGAAAACATGTATAACTCCCACTAGAATTTTTTAATGCAGTTGTGAATTATCCTGAAAACTTGTGCACTTAATGATGGTTAGATCCATCTTACAGAATAGTCAGCTTCTAATATAAGTTAGGTACAGAATAGAATGTATAAGCACGAAGTAAGATAGGCCATGCATCAAACACAGAAATACTTTTGAGCCGTTCACTGTCATGTACTACTACCTAACTGGCTAACTCAGCAGCTGTGACTGATGGTACACTGCACCAAGTTCCATAATGAATTCCATAACAAGTAGCATCAGCAGCAACAGTGCAAGAGTAGCAGCAGCAGTGAGTAGCTGCGGCATCTGGCGAGCAGCAGCAGTATGCGGTAGCAGGCAGTAGAAAATAGCAGGAGCAGCGGCAACAGTACGCGAGCGAGGGGGCTACATGCAAATAGGAAAGCACCAAGATTAGATTCTGTACTCACAGTAGCATTGTTGGCCTGTGATAAGGAACTATTAAGTAACTTGAGATGCCTTTATATCAGTTCTGTGAAGCAAATCTACATATCATATTTCTAGAATGGGCGCACCCAGTTGCTCACAAGTAGATTCAAACCCAACTTGTAATGCAATGATGTTTCTTGTACAGTATTACTATAGTTACCTAAATTGCCACGGGAATACTGACAGCAGAAACAGGGGAATGAGAAGTAAGTTAAATTAGAGCTAGCGGTTCCAAACAATCACTAAAAACAGCAGCAAAAGTAGACACAGGATGGTGCTTTTAGTTTACTTGATTCATCATACTATAAGAGTTGACACAACAGGAGCATCACAATGTAGTGCACAAGTTGATTGATCACCTTGAAGTCCTGGGCAATCTCCCTAACAAGCCTCTGGAATGGAAGCTTCCTGATGAGCAGCTCCGTGCTCTTCTGGTACTTGTGGATCTCACTGCAAAGTCAAGCACAAAATTTACTCATTTGAGAATACTTCAAAACAAACTATAACACATGCTAGAATAGGTTGGAAGATTTTACACACCGAAGAGCAACAGTTCCAGGGCGGTAACGGTGAGGCTTCTTCATTCCTCCAGTTGTGGGAGCAGACTTACGGGCAGCCTGTCAAAAAGCAAAGTAGAGCACATGGTCAAATTAACAATAATACCATGATAGTCCATATACATCAGTAGGATATCTGGTCATAAGCTGGCAATGAAGGTTGAGGTTCAAATTATACCCAGTTCAATTTACCTAAACCATAACTAAAGACATGGCATAGGTAAACTATCAATATTATAGTCACAAACCTTGGTGGCTAGCTGCTTCCTAGGAGCCTTTCCTCCAGTGGACTTACGAGCAGTCTGCTTAGTACGATCCATGAGCAAAACCTTGGTTTACCTGAAGCAAAAAAAACATAGTCAATTCTATAAATTGAATATCACAATAACACAACTATAGTCTTCTCATAACCAGGAAATTGTGCCTGGAACCTTGTTGCTAGCAAATCCATTCAATAACTATAGAGTCCCAACAATCATCAGCGTAGAATACCTACCCAAATTTTGTACGTCAAAAACTAACAACGTCATACAACACAGCTATTCACCCCTTCAGATAGAAAGCAGTGTATTTCTAACTAAAACTTTTCATTCAAAAGATCAGACCCAAGATAGAATTCCACTTCAGATGAAAGTCCTGATCTACCTTTAGCATAGTTTATTCACTCGAAAGACACATATAAAGATGACACACTAAAAAACTGAAGCCTAGTACTTTTTTTAACACTAAAGAAAACAAGGCTACCATGATCGCCTAATTTTGCAAACAGAAGCAAGAAAAGAAATAGCAGTCCACTGATAAAAATATGCTTCCTAGTTATCACATGTAATGGTTGAACATCAACTTCACATAGTTATGTGCATATGATTTTAGTAATTAGCTAACTGGCAAGTTGATACAATTCAGATACAATAAATGTGAATGTGCATGTACTAAGAAGCCAAGAACACTGAAGAATTTACTGAATGTGCATGTACTGCGACTAGTATGTGTGTCTATCTACAAGTGATAGTAGTAGCTAATATGTGCAATCCAGATGTATAGCACGAGGACACGGTCCCAGTCCTAGCTAGCGGTATCGGAATCTGCCCAGAATTGCTCCCTGCCCCGAACCAATCTGGCAATTGTGCTATCTACTGTAACTAATAGCACACCAAAACACGATTCAGACACGCACCTGGATTCTGGAACTCCTGACGGCGCGGTCCGAGCCGGCGATGGGCACGGAGAAAGCCACCTGCAAAGAGTGAGGGAAAAGGTGAGAACACAGAAGCTGTCGCCCAGGAGCGGTACGGGGTCGGCGCGGACGTACCTGGGATGACCTCGCGGACGAAGACGGTGATGTGCGGCGCGGAGGGGGAGGAGTGGTAGAGCGGGACGGTGAAGCGGTGGTCGCGGAGGCTGAGGTCCGGCACCACGTACCATGGCCCGGCCTGGTGCGGCGCGGGCGCGGCCGCGGTCGCGGCGGCGCTGGCGGCCTGCGAGGACGACGACATGGACATCCTCGTCGGGATCCGGTGGCGCGGGAAGTGGAGGCCAGGATGTAGTCGTCCCTGTCGACGAGGATGGAGCGCTCGGGCGTGGCGGATCCGGACCCATTCCTGTCGGCGAAGTCGGATCTCCCGGTGgcggcctcggcggagcaggaaccggggcgagggaggaggaggaaggtgGTGACGGCGATCTGGAAGGGGAGGGGAGCAGGCAGCTGGGgcgaggagggagggaggaggatTGGATCTGGCATTGGGAGAGGGGTTCCGGTTGAGGATGGATCAATGGATGTGGGATCTTGCCGGAGGGGAAGGAGGGAGGAGCAGAGCACGGCGATCTTGCcggaggggaaggaaggaggagtaGATCACGGCGATCTTTCCGgaggggaaggggggaggggaAGGAGGGAGGGGAAGGATGGATCTGCCAGGGGAGGGGCGGGTGGCGGCGAGGGGAGGGATCTGCGAGCGCTAGGGTTAGCTGAGAGAGCGGAGGGGTGGATGGACGGACGGATGGATGGATGGGTGGACAGATGTTTGCCATGTCACTGATCCATGCCACATTTGGTTCCACCAATCAGAATTAAGCATTTTTGGTTTTTTATCTTATAGTTTGTACCCTCTTATTCAAGCAAACATTTAACCTCTTATAGGTAGTTCAAATAAACCAATATTTTGTACATGTGTGTATTTAGGCATGACAAACAATGTTGATTTGGGaggttttcattttctttgctcaaagaaccatttttcattttctgAGTGACCAAAtgtgttttttttgtgaaggacctaccatatgtTTCTTGCAAAATTGGAgtaaatcatttttctaaaatactaggccatatttaatgcacatttgaccaaatggttgggtgtaaaaagttttgatccacctcgcATGAAGAAGACAAATTTTCACCGATTCacctggaagcgggtcaaatttgaactgtagctgccttatagtttgctctctattttttccaaaaatcgtttctaggtacataagtatctatttaatcagagaaataccaaaaaaatttcaagattcaaccactagctaggaacggtcattcccgccgttttgaccgcattttgaaacgggcataaaaaattcaaaaaaaatcaaaaaattgggaaaccttcgcattgtgtcattatatgtggtcaagttcctaggaaaaataataaacttgtaatacgacaattattttaaaaaagtgttctcagaaacgagctatcacgtgtggagatcaatggctttcaggCCAAAttaaatgatcaatcttatggccatattcatggcatagtttgttcaaatgatctcatattgtgcacaagtgtgcatattggaattcca contains:
- the LOC125533936 gene encoding histone H3.3-like; translated protein: MDRTKQTARKSTGGKAPRKQLATKAARKSAPTTGGMKKPHRYRPGTVALREIHKYQKSTELLIRKLPFQRLVREIAQDFKVINQLVHYIVMLLLCQLL